The Desulfococcus multivorans DNA window TTTGAATGATACCAAGCCTTCGCTTGGTCGAAAAAATACATAGGCATATTTTATTTCGGGCGACTCCTGGATTGAACAATCCATTATATTGTTGCAACAACAAAACCAATATGCCATAGTTTGTAAATTTTCTCAGATGTAGCGGCCGTTGAGAATTTTCGCAGGCAAAACTACGAGCGACAAAAATGAATGATTCTTCATTGGTAACACCCCGACCGCCATCCTCAGACTCGGGTATGTCAGGTCAACAAGCTTTTTCATAAAGCATATCCAATGCAGGACACCACGCAAACCGGCTCGCTTCTTTTTGCTTGACACGCTGAAAATGGGTCTGCTACAAAATGAATGAATGTTCATTCATTCTGTTCCAAACTTATACTATCATTGAAAGGAGAATGAAAGCAAAAAATGGAACCCGCGTTGATCCCCCCGGCCAATTTTTCAGTTATGGGCATTCCGACGGTAATTTTTTCCGTCCTGATTCCCGTTGCCGGAGTGGCGCTGTTCGCCTATATCATGGCAAAACGGGCCGCCCCCCTTGTTTTTTCCAACCCCGATTTTCGCTTCGACCGCATTCCGGAACGCATCAAAGGTGTTCTCAAACTCTGGCTGGCCCAGTGGAAACAACCCAGGTACATGATGGCGGGCGTGATTCATATCATGCTGTTTGCCGGATTCATTATTTTATCCATCCGGTCGTCTTCCCTCGTCATCATCGGCATACATGACGGTTTCGTCTTCCCGGGTCTGAAAGGTGCGTTGGGCCATGTTTACAATTTCCTCAAGGACTACGCAGCAACCATGGTGCTGATAGCGGCGCTGATGGCGGCTTACCGAAGAGCCGTCGTCAAACCCAAACGTTACGATGTGCCGGAAAAATATGGTAAGCCCCACACCGGGGAGGCACTTTTCGTTCTGGCCATGATTGCGGGATTGATGATCACCGAAAGCCTTTTCGAAGGCACGATGGCCGCCGCCGCCGTGAAAAAGGGACTCGAACCTGAATTTATCGCGCCGTTGACGCTGGCATGGCTTTTCAAGGTTTCCATGACCGCCCTGCCCGCCGGGGCACTCCAGGCAACCCATGTCATCGCCTATTATCTTCACGACATCATTTTCTTCTCGTTTCTCTGTTTCCTGCCCATGGGAAAACATTTCCATGTCATCACCTCCCTTTTCAACGTTTATTTCATGAAATTGGACAAGGGCACGGTGAAGCCCGTGAAATGGGGCGTGGCCGATAACAAACTCGACGAACTCGAATCCTTCGGCGTCAAAAATTTCGAAGATTTCACATGGAAGCATATGCTCGACTTCTACTCCTGCGCCGATTGCGGCCGCTGCTCGGACCAGTGTCCGGCCAATGCCGTCGGGCGTCCGCTATCCCCGCGCTTCATCAGCATCAAGGCCCGGGATTATGCCTTCAGCCACTACCCTCTGAGAGGGCCGCTGAAAGCCAGTGAACCCCTCATCGGCGGTATCTTCGAAGAGGACGAGATCTGGTCGTGCACCACCTGCGGAGCCTGCGAGGAGGAATGCCCCCTCATGATCGAGTACATCGACAAGATGGTGGACCTCAGACGGGGTATGGTCGACGACGGGAATGTGCCCCAATCCCTTCAGAAGCCCCTGAGCGCCATGGAAAAACGTGGCAATCCATGGGGCAAAATGGAAAAGAAGCGAGCCGAATGGGCCGTCAAGGACAAGGAGTTCAAAGCCGCATGTCCGGTAAAAGTTCTCGAGAACGGCGGCAGCGCCGAGACCCTCTTTTTTGTCGACTCCATCTCGTCTTATGACGACCGGATCATACAGATCACGCAATCGGCGGCCCGTCTGCTCAATGCGGCCGCCGTCGACTTCGGCGTCCTGGGCAAACTCGAAAAGGACGCAGGCCACGAAGCCAGACGTTTCGGCGAAGAGATGCTCTTTCAGTCGCTCAAGGAGGAGAACACCGAGGCGATTCTGGCCTCTGGTGCACAGCGCATCGTCACGGCCGATCCCCATACCTACAACGCCTTGAAGAAAGACTACAAGGGGCTTCCACCGGTCTATCACATCAGCGAATTCATTGCCGAGGCGATCCGATCCGGCAAGATCCGACTGAACGGCAACGGGGACCCCGGGAAGGTCTATACCTACCATGACCCCTGCTATCTGGGGCGTCATAACCACATGTACGATATTCCCCGGGACGTCCTGGA harbors:
- a CDS encoding (Fe-S)-binding protein; the encoded protein is MEPALIPPANFSVMGIPTVIFSVLIPVAGVALFAYIMAKRAAPLVFSNPDFRFDRIPERIKGVLKLWLAQWKQPRYMMAGVIHIMLFAGFIILSIRSSSLVIIGIHDGFVFPGLKGALGHVYNFLKDYAATMVLIAALMAAYRRAVVKPKRYDVPEKYGKPHTGEALFVLAMIAGLMITESLFEGTMAAAAVKKGLEPEFIAPLTLAWLFKVSMTALPAGALQATHVIAYYLHDIIFFSFLCFLPMGKHFHVITSLFNVYFMKLDKGTVKPVKWGVADNKLDELESFGVKNFEDFTWKHMLDFYSCADCGRCSDQCPANAVGRPLSPRFISIKARDYAFSHYPLRGPLKASEPLIGGIFEEDEIWSCTTCGACEEECPLMIEYIDKMVDLRRGMVDDGNVPQSLQKPLSAMEKRGNPWGKMEKKRAEWAVKDKEFKAACPVKVLENGGSAETLFFVDSISSYDDRIIQITQSAARLLNAAAVDFGVLGKLEKDAGHEARRFGEEMLFQSLKEENTEAILASGAQRIVTADPHTYNALKKDYKGLPPVYHISEFIAEAIRSGKIRLNGNGDPGKVYTYHDPCYLGRHNHMYDIPRDVLDAIPGIRRVEMEKSRDRSFCCGGGGLMLFYEPIEEQRMGQLRVEMAKAAGANVIVTACPFCMVNMEDAIKTSGLEGEMEAIDLVELIDRHRAV